The Elaeis guineensis isolate ETL-2024a chromosome 11, EG11, whole genome shotgun sequence genomic interval ATTATGTTGTTCTTATGTAGCATAAATTTTCAGAGTGAATCCATCAATCGTCCATAGAAAATCTGCAAATCAATGCATCCAGAAAAATGAGGATGAGTATACCAAATATGGATAATGATAAGAAAACATAAGGTGCCTCTGATCAATGTTTCTGACTCCAAGTCTTTGTTCAGAACCTGCAATAAGCAGAATGGCACAGGCTTGGATGACGATCAATGTCCCTGAAAAGCCAGGACCGATCCTGATCTGTGTAGGAACTGCATCTGTTAATGCCCGAAAGCTATAAAGCATATTCCTCCCCTTCTGTCCTAAATCAGAAACAATGCTGTGAAGATGGTTAGGTATTGGAAATAGGAGCAGTAACCAACTCCTAGACTGACAAAATGCTACAATTTGGATTAATGGTTATTCTCTCATTGCTAACATAAGGAATATGCAGTTCGGTAGCTAGATcttttaggttgcatttggtagctggcaatctatccagattgctagcAATTTAAATTGGGCCCACTAAATTACCGTGTTTAGTATGTCTTTTGGATAGCAATCCAGATTGCCTCCCATGAGGCAATCCAGATTGCCTTGGGGAGAAGTAGCTATCCAGattatcatatttttgataatcttgcaataaaatttttggaCGAAATTATCCTTATCAAAAATCAAACAAaactcctctttttcttcctgtGAAGCCGCTCCTTAGCTCCCTCTCCACCCAACCCTCCGTCCGCACCACCGCCATCCCCAACCTCCTTGCCACCATGACCACACCTGCTCCTTCTCCCGCCGTCCAGGCCCACCGCGTCGCCCACCTCCTCTAGCACCAGCAACAATGTCTCCATCCTCCATGTCACCATGGAGAAGCCGCGGGCTGCCAGCGGTGCCCGTGGGGTGTGGGGGGGGTGTGGTGTGGAGGAGCCACAGGTGATCGGGAGGGGGTGTGCGGAGGGAGATGGAGGAGGGGCCCGGGGGGTTGGGGTGTGGAGGAGCCACGGATGGCGCTGCCCGAGGGGGGTGGTAGGCACGGAGAAGCCATAGACagggagaaagaagaaagaaagaaaaatatataacaataaaatattattttttaaaaaataataaaatatataaaaatagtggtGGGCTTGTGGTGTGACGAAGAAGACGAGATAAAAGGTGCGAGAGGTGCAAACAAGATAAAAGTCGAGGTATTTTCATCCTTTCATGAAGAAGAGAAGCAATTAAATCGAGCATCCTATTGTCCTCtcgaaaaatatattttataatatataaagttaaattaattgatattttctgatgaatatattttaattaaaaaataataaaaaattatggtcATCCACCAGCGGTAGTGGCGACGGGAGGCGGCGGTCTGTGGCAACGGTGGGGGCGGCAGCTGGCGGCCAGACATGTTGCCATCTGGCAACCACGACACTAGAATGATGTTGAGCGTAGGTCATAGGATATAGATTTTTAATAGATTTATTTAcggatattttaaaattttaattttatattactaataatctgattatcataccaaccatatcaatcaagattctcagtaattttactgcaacattacttGCATGTACCAAACATGGTAATCAACATTATTGGCAATTTGATAGTGgcaatctatcttgaaggcaatCCAGATTACCTTTCAAGATTGCCTGACGATGCATCAAACGCAATCTCAGAGTTATGTTGGAGGTCACACGTGGACACACA includes:
- the LOC105054202 gene encoding uncharacterized protein isoform X1, with the translated sequence MGSLLGDWPSYDPHNFSQLRPADPSAQPSKLTPVTYHPTHNRTLPPPDQGQKGRNMLYSFRALTDAVPTQIRIGPGFSGTLIVIQACAILLIADFLWTIDGFTLKIYAT